The following coding sequences are from one Megamonas funiformis window:
- a CDS encoding sodium:solute symporter family protein, giving the protein MNWYLMVIALYAVLLIAVGVIISRKVKGADDFFVGGRKMAPFLLFITLVAPNIGAGSTVGVAGMGFTSGISAAWWIIASAVGTFILAFVIGPKIWEIAKNHGFYTLGDYLEYRYNRYFRGLISLMMAIGTLAIFAGQLMGIAWILSVVAEIDKTTGVLIASVVVVLYFCAGGFLSAVYANLIEAGVKLVGFIVAVPLVLSFVGGLDGLQAKVVANMADVAKSTAYFSFDGLGNTVIMGFFLMLMPSFFLSPALIGKVYSARDKNTVRISTFACGLVMLLFSIIPVTLGMAAYAIAPDLPQQDLALPYVMKECMPFWASALALAAIFSAEISAADAVLYMITTSFTKDLYKSFINPNVSDESLIKGSRFVTVMAGIIGIGLAIVLPNVISALSIFYSLMSVSITAPLLFGLFTKRSSASAAIISTIVGIIVTVGLDLFNGNKGIWILNAQSTAIMLTLIIMFIMMFVSPNKKVINK; this is encoded by the coding sequence ATGAACTGGTATCTTATGGTAATTGCCCTTTATGCTGTGTTATTAATCGCTGTTGGTGTGATAATATCACGAAAAGTAAAAGGAGCAGATGATTTCTTTGTTGGTGGACGTAAAATGGCACCATTTTTATTATTCATCACTTTGGTAGCACCAAATATTGGTGCAGGCTCAACCGTTGGCGTAGCAGGTATGGGCTTTACATCAGGTATCTCTGCTGCATGGTGGATTATCGCTTCAGCTGTGGGTACATTTATTTTGGCATTTGTCATTGGCCCTAAAATTTGGGAAATAGCCAAAAATCATGGTTTTTATACTTTAGGTGATTATTTAGAATATCGCTATAATCGTTATTTTAGAGGTCTTATATCATTGATGATGGCAATTGGCACTTTAGCTATTTTTGCTGGTCAATTGATGGGTATTGCTTGGATATTATCTGTAGTAGCAGAAATTGATAAAACTACAGGTGTTTTAATCGCTTCTGTTGTAGTCGTTTTATATTTTTGTGCAGGTGGATTTTTATCAGCTGTTTACGCAAATTTAATTGAAGCTGGAGTAAAATTAGTCGGCTTTATCGTAGCTGTACCACTTGTATTATCTTTTGTTGGTGGTCTTGATGGTTTACAGGCAAAAGTAGTAGCTAATATGGCTGATGTAGCAAAATCAACAGCTTATTTTAGTTTTGATGGTTTAGGTAATACTGTAATCATGGGCTTTTTCTTGATGTTAATGCCATCATTTTTCTTATCTCCAGCGCTTATTGGTAAAGTGTATAGTGCAAGAGATAAAAATACAGTACGCATTAGTACATTTGCTTGTGGTTTAGTCATGTTATTATTTTCCATCATTCCTGTTACTTTAGGTATGGCAGCTTATGCTATTGCCCCAGATTTACCACAGCAGGATTTAGCACTTCCTTATGTAATGAAAGAATGTATGCCATTTTGGGCTTCAGCTTTAGCTTTGGCAGCTATTTTCTCGGCGGAAATCAGTGCAGCAGATGCAGTTTTATATATGATAACAACATCTTTTACGAAAGACTTATATAAATCCTTTATCAATCCTAATGTTTCTGATGAAAGCTTGATCAAAGGCAGTAGATTTGTAACTGTAATGGCAGGTATTATCGGTATTGGTCTTGCGATTGTTTTACCGAATGTAATTTCGGCATTATCTATTTTCTATTCCTTGATGTCTGTATCCATTACAGCACCATTATTATTCGGTTTATTTACAAAACGCAGTAGTGCTTCAGCTGCTATAATTTCTACAATAGTGGGGATTATAGTTACTGTAGGATTAGATTTATTTAATGGCAATAAAGGCATTTGGATTTTAAATGCTCAATCAACAGCCATTATGTTGACATTAATAATTATGTTCATCATGATGTTTGTAAGTCCAAATAAAAAAGTAATAAATAAATAA
- the tadA gene encoding tRNA adenosine(34) deaminase TadA, whose product MERLQIKNDIEGMQEALIEAKKAFAIGEIPIGAIICDDKGNIIARGHNLREKTFDATAHAEIVAIRKACTKLQNWRLSDLTLYVTIEPCPMCAGAIFSSRLKRLVYGATDWRAGGCESVFNIVNNHWLNHQTQIRAGVLEDECSLLVKKFFQTRRQNHN is encoded by the coding sequence ATGGAACGTTTACAGATAAAAAATGATATTGAAGGTATGCAAGAAGCACTAATTGAAGCTAAAAAAGCTTTTGCTATCGGTGAAATTCCTATAGGAGCTATAATCTGTGATGATAAGGGCAATATCATCGCTCGCGGTCATAATCTTCGCGAAAAAACATTTGATGCGACAGCTCATGCAGAAATTGTAGCTATTCGCAAAGCTTGCACTAAACTTCAAAATTGGCGACTTTCTGATTTAACTTTATATGTAACAATTGAGCCATGCCCTATGTGTGCTGGCGCTATCTTCTCTAGTAGATTAAAGCGCTTAGTCTACGGTGCTACTGATTGGCGCGCTGGTGGTTGTGAATCTGTATTTAATATCGTAAATAATCATTGGCTAAATCATCAAACGCAAATACGAGCTGGCGTACTCGAAGATGAATGCTCTTTACTAGTAAAAAAATTCTTTCAAACTAGACGTCAAAATCACAATTGA
- a CDS encoding universal stress protein translates to MPNIQQIVVPINGTAESFKALSLASDLAKIYQAQICLLLVTYFSTETDDKSTYSSWLATPLTGSVSRYAESVFLRAKDLLPANIDISTHHLSGQPASKILEFTKAHNTDLIIMGCRKLNLFSSILNGSTSRQILEKSTCPVIIVK, encoded by the coding sequence ATGCCAAATATACAACAAATTGTCGTTCCTATAAATGGCACAGCAGAATCATTCAAAGCTTTATCTTTAGCTTCAGATTTAGCAAAAATATACCAAGCACAGATTTGTTTATTATTAGTTACATACTTTTCCACAGAAACTGATGATAAATCAACATATTCTTCTTGGTTAGCCACTCCGTTGACTGGTTCAGTTTCTCGTTATGCTGAAAGTGTTTTTCTTAGGGCAAAAGATTTATTGCCTGCAAATATTGATATCAGCACACATCATTTAAGTGGACAACCTGCTTCAAAAATTTTAGAATTTACCAAAGCTCATAATACAGATTTAATCATCATGGGTTGCCGTAAATTGAATTTATTTAGCAGTATTTTAAATGGTAGTACAAGTCGCCAAATTCTTGAAAAATCAACTTGTCCTGTAATCATTGTAAAATAA
- a CDS encoding universal stress protein: MTDIKRILVPVDGSETSDRAIEEAIKIAEVYNSDIHILYVANINQLAINACLSDAILEAVTKAGNEILEKAANKVPEKINVITTSETGSPSVTITDFADEIKADLVVIGSRGLGLVKGVLLGSVSQYVVEHAPCPALVVK; the protein is encoded by the coding sequence ATGACAGATATTAAACGTATTTTAGTACCAGTAGATGGCTCTGAAACTTCTGATAGAGCTATTGAAGAAGCTATTAAAATTGCCGAAGTATATAATTCAGATATTCACATTCTTTATGTAGCAAATATCAACCAACTAGCAATCAATGCTTGCCTCTCTGATGCAATCTTAGAAGCAGTAACAAAAGCTGGTAATGAAATACTAGAAAAAGCTGCTAATAAAGTTCCTGAAAAAATCAATGTAATTACAACTTCAGAAACTGGTTCTCCATCTGTTACTATCACAGATTTTGCTGATGAAATCAAAGCTGACTTAGTAGTAATTGGCAGTCGTGGACTTGGTCTTGTAAAAGGTGTACTTTTAGGCTCTGTAAGCCAATATGTAGTAGAACATGCTCCATGTCCTGCTTTAGTTGTAAAATAA
- a CDS encoding SLC13 family permease: MDSSAYIAIAVFVIAYMLIISEKIHRTIVALTGAMVMIIMGILSQDQAIHHIDFNTIGLLTGMMIMVNITSETGLFNYLAIWAAKKVKANPVKLLVALSALTAVCSAFLDNVTTVLLTVPVTFSITAQLKIPVQPFLIAQIMSSNIGGTATLIGDPPNIMIGSAVPEMDFMAFLTNLGDICIVIFAITIAIIIAIYHKKLHTTTALQEQVMGMNEKEELKDTLLLKKCLTVLFLTIITFMFHSQLGLESATVALAGASLLMLITVSRREKRIANILSRLEWLAIFFFVGLFILVGGLVETGVIKAMAAEAIKITSGNVTASTMLILWLSAIASAFIDNIPFVATLIPMIKEMGAMGMTNLEPLWWALSLGACLGGNGTLIGASANVVVAGMASAHGEKLSFISYLKIAFPLMILSIIVASIYVYIRYL, translated from the coding sequence ATGGATAGTAGTGCTTATATAGCTATAGCTGTATTTGTCATTGCCTATATGTTGATTATTTCAGAGAAAATACATCGTACTATAGTGGCTTTGACAGGTGCTATGGTTATGATTATTATGGGCATATTATCACAAGACCAAGCAATCCATCACATTGATTTTAATACGATTGGTTTGCTTACTGGTATGATGATTATGGTTAATATTACCAGTGAAACAGGATTGTTTAATTATTTGGCTATTTGGGCAGCAAAAAAAGTAAAAGCCAACCCAGTGAAATTATTAGTAGCATTATCTGCACTTACAGCTGTTTGTTCTGCTTTTTTAGACAATGTAACTACTGTTCTATTGACAGTACCTGTAACTTTTAGTATTACAGCACAGCTAAAAATACCAGTACAGCCATTTTTGATTGCACAGATTATGTCTTCTAATATCGGTGGTACAGCAACACTTATCGGTGACCCACCAAATATTATGATCGGTAGTGCTGTTCCTGAAATGGATTTTATGGCATTTTTGACTAATTTAGGTGATATTTGTATAGTTATTTTTGCTATCACTATAGCCATAATAATTGCTATATATCATAAAAAATTGCATACTACAACTGCATTACAAGAACAAGTAATGGGAATGAATGAAAAAGAAGAATTAAAAGATACATTGTTATTGAAAAAATGTTTAACAGTGTTATTCTTGACTATCATTACTTTTATGTTCCATTCTCAACTTGGTTTAGAATCAGCAACAGTAGCTCTGGCAGGCGCATCTTTATTGATGTTAATCACTGTAAGTAGACGTGAAAAAAGAATTGCCAATATCTTAAGTCGTTTGGAATGGCTTGCTATTTTCTTCTTTGTTGGTTTGTTTATTTTAGTTGGCGGTTTAGTAGAAACTGGCGTTATCAAGGCTATGGCAGCAGAAGCTATAAAAATAACATCTGGAAATGTTACAGCTTCCACAATGCTTATCTTATGGCTCAGTGCTATTGCTTCAGCATTTATTGATAACATTCCTTTTGTAGCTACGCTTATTCCTATGATTAAGGAAATGGGCGCTATGGGTATGACTAATCTTGAACCACTTTGGTGGGCATTGTCTTTAGGTGCTTGTCTTGGTGGTAATGGTACACTTATTGGTGCAAGTGCCAATGTAGTAGTAGCAGGTATGGCAAGTGCTCATGGTGAAAAATTATCCTTTATCAGCTATTTGAAAATAGCTTTTCCACTCATGATTTTATCTATTATTGTAGCAAGTATATATGTGTATATTAGATATCTATAA
- the alr gene encoding alanine racemase — protein MIRLLWTEIDLDVIAQNMQIIRKMAKSKEVAAVIKADAYGHGSVTLAKTLLENGADRLAVARLDEGLELRHQGIIAPIFILGYTNPVRASEAIAYGIDVCIFDYEQARLFSEEAVKQQSEVVFHIAIDSGMQRIGYQPTKEAVEEIVKISKLPNVKIEGMFTHFCLADCADKTFTHTQYKRFKWVCDEVAKAGVKANVYHCANSATIIDLPEYHYDMVRAGVILYGMAPSDEVDISNTGLKPAMSFKCEVTHVKTIHAGEGVSYGHKFIAKDTRVIATIPVGYADGYTRLLSGKAEVLIHGKRAKVVGNICMDQCMVDVTDIENVQVGDEVVLFGKQGDECILADELAEKLGTINYEITCMISRRVPRFYIQNNKMKFYKSYLSDLAISMYNI, from the coding sequence ATGATAAGATTATTGTGGACAGAAATTGATTTAGATGTAATTGCACAGAATATGCAAATTATACGAAAGATGGCAAAATCAAAAGAAGTGGCAGCTGTAATCAAAGCAGATGCTTATGGTCATGGTTCTGTAACTTTAGCTAAAACTTTATTGGAAAATGGTGCTGATAGATTGGCTGTAGCACGTTTAGATGAAGGGCTAGAACTTCGTCATCAAGGTATTATAGCTCCTATTTTTATCTTGGGTTATACAAATCCAGTGAGAGCTAGTGAAGCTATTGCTTATGGAATTGATGTATGTATCTTTGATTATGAACAGGCAAGACTTTTTTCTGAGGAAGCTGTAAAACAACAAAGTGAAGTGGTATTTCATATAGCTATAGATAGCGGTATGCAACGCATTGGCTATCAACCAACAAAAGAAGCTGTAGAAGAAATTGTAAAAATAAGTAAGTTACCTAATGTAAAAATAGAAGGTATGTTCACTCATTTTTGTTTAGCTGATTGTGCAGATAAAACTTTTACACATACTCAATATAAACGTTTTAAATGGGTTTGTGATGAAGTGGCCAAAGCTGGAGTGAAGGCCAATGTATATCATTGTGCTAATAGTGCTACTATTATTGATTTACCAGAATATCATTATGATATGGTACGTGCTGGAGTGATATTATATGGCATGGCACCATCAGATGAAGTTGATATCAGCAATACTGGCTTAAAACCAGCTATGAGTTTTAAATGTGAAGTAACACATGTAAAAACTATACATGCTGGCGAAGGTGTAAGTTATGGTCATAAATTTATAGCTAAAGATACTCGCGTGATTGCCACTATACCTGTAGGTTATGCTGATGGCTATACTAGATTATTATCTGGAAAAGCAGAAGTATTGATACATGGTAAGCGTGCAAAAGTAGTAGGTAATATCTGCATGGACCAGTGCATGGTTGATGTTACAGATATCGAAAATGTACAAGTAGGCGATGAAGTAGTTCTCTTTGGTAAACAAGGTGATGAATGTATTTTAGCTGATGAATTGGCTGAAAAATTGGGAACTATAAATTATGAAATAACTTGCATGATTTCTCGTCGTGTACCTAGATTTTATATACAAAATAATAAGATGAAATTTTATAAATCATATTTAAGTGATTTAGCTATTAGTATGTATAATATTTAA
- a CDS encoding TatD family nuclease-associated radical SAM protein — MILYTLHNNGYIDFSEKVKLFPKEKFNMYVNFTNRCNCNCTFCLRHLKNDHKLWLKDGEPSLEEIKQAFLNAPMENVADIVICGFGEPTMRLDDLVKLLTFIHQTYPKFKVRMNTNGLSDLEYGKKTAMLFKGLLNTISISLNESTSEKYLEVTRSRFGIKSYKAMLDFAVDCKNYIPNVVVTIVDIIGEDEINACKKVCEEYSLNLRIRRYEAN, encoded by the coding sequence ATGATATTATATACATTACATAATAATGGATATATTGATTTTAGTGAAAAAGTTAAATTATTTCCTAAAGAAAAATTCAATATGTATGTAAATTTTACCAATAGATGTAATTGTAATTGCACATTTTGTTTGCGTCATTTAAAGAATGACCATAAGTTATGGTTAAAAGATGGCGAACCTTCTTTAGAAGAGATTAAACAAGCATTTTTGAATGCACCTATGGAAAATGTAGCAGATATCGTCATCTGTGGTTTTGGTGAGCCAACTATGCGTTTAGATGACTTGGTAAAATTATTGACTTTTATCCATCAAACATATCCTAAATTTAAAGTTAGAATGAATACAAATGGTTTAAGCGATTTAGAATATGGTAAAAAAACAGCTATGTTATTTAAAGGCTTATTAAATACCATTTCTATTAGTTTGAATGAATCTACGTCAGAAAAATATTTAGAAGTTACACGCAGTCGTTTTGGCATAAAATCTTATAAAGCTATGCTTGATTTTGCAGTGGATTGCAAAAATTATATTCCAAATGTAGTAGTAACTATAGTGGATATTATCGGCGAAGATGAAATCAATGCTTGTAAAAAGGTTTGTGAAGAATATAGCTTGAATTTGCGTATTCGTCGTTATGAAGCAAATTAA
- a CDS encoding RNA-guided endonuclease InsQ/TnpB family protein gives MKTYCFKLYKAKRNKKLHKVINIAGIIYNHCIALHKRYYRLFKKSLNIYKLQKHLTKLKKIGKFSYFKEVGSQAIQDITQRIDRAYKSFFRNLKHKIRTAPPSFKKIRKYKSFTLKQAGWKLLKGNIIEINKQKYKYFKSRDIEGIVKTITIKRDTLGDIYLYFVCETNENKVLARTGKSVGYDFGLKQFLTASDNEDIKAPLFFKQNANDIKKANRILSRKKKTSNHRRLAKIALARLHKKISNQRKDFHFKLANKICSEYALICIEDLNIKGMQKRWGRKISDYGFSEFIKILEYKAREIGSIVQKIDRYYPSSQICHVCGTKNPETKNWAVREWICAKCKTSHDRDRNAAINIWKVGASTFFGEI, from the coding sequence GTGAAGACATATTGTTTTAAATTGTATAAGGCAAAAAGGAATAAAAAACTTCATAAAGTTATTAATATAGCTGGAATTATCTACAATCACTGTATTGCTTTGCATAAAAGATATTATCGTTTATTTAAAAAATCTCTTAATATCTATAAGCTTCAAAAACATTTAACTAAACTTAAGAAAATAGGTAAATTTAGCTATTTTAAAGAAGTAGGTTCGCAAGCTATTCAAGATATAACTCAAAGAATAGACCGTGCTTATAAATCGTTTTTTAGAAATTTAAAACATAAAATTCGTACAGCACCACCATCTTTTAAAAAGATACGAAAATATAAATCATTCACGCTCAAGCAAGCTGGTTGGAAGCTTTTAAAGGGTAATATTATAGAAATTAATAAACAAAAATACAAATATTTTAAAAGTAGAGATATTGAAGGAATAGTTAAAACAATAACAATTAAACGTGATACTTTAGGTGATATATATCTTTATTTTGTTTGTGAAACTAACGAGAATAAAGTTTTAGCAAGAACAGGTAAAAGCGTCGGCTATGACTTTGGACTTAAACAGTTTTTAACTGCATCGGATAATGAAGATATAAAAGCACCTTTATTTTTTAAACAAAATGCTAATGATATAAAAAAAGCTAATAGAATATTATCTAGAAAAAAGAAGACTTCTAATCATCGTAGATTAGCAAAAATAGCTCTTGCCAGATTGCATAAGAAAATATCTAATCAACGTAAAGATTTTCATTTTAAATTAGCAAATAAAATTTGTAGTGAATATGCTTTAATCTGCATAGAAGATTTGAATATAAAAGGAATGCAAAAACGTTGGGGTAGAAAAATATCTGACTATGGATTTAGTGAATTTATAAAAATTCTTGAATATAAAGCGAGAGAAATTGGCTCAATAGTGCAAAAGATAGATAGATACTATCCAAGTTCGCAAATTTGCCATGTTTGTGGTACAAAAAATCCTGAAACTAAAAATTGGGCAGTTCGTGAGTGGATTTGCGCAAAGTGCAAAACCAGCCACGATAGAGATAGAAATGCTGCTATAAATATATGGAAGGTTGGGGCATCAACCTTCTTTGGAGAGATATAG
- the tnpA gene encoding IS200/IS605 family transposase — protein sequence MKYKSNNNIVYFCKYHVVFCPKYRRKVLNNGVDERLKELINNICQELHVDLIEMEVMPDHVHLLLEVAPQFGIHKVVKRIKGISSRILREEFSWLKSRLPTLWTNSYFVSTVGGAPISIIKQYIESQKRSE from the coding sequence ATGAAATATAAATCAAATAATAATATAGTATATTTTTGTAAATATCATGTAGTATTTTGTCCTAAATATCGTAGAAAAGTGTTGAACAATGGTGTTGATGAACGATTAAAGGAGTTGATTAATAATATTTGTCAGGAGCTTCACGTCGATTTAATCGAGATGGAAGTAATGCCAGACCATGTTCATTTGCTTTTAGAAGTTGCTCCACAATTTGGTATACATAAAGTTGTTAAACGAATAAAAGGAATATCTTCAAGAATACTTCGAGAAGAATTTTCATGGTTAAAATCAAGGCTACCAACATTGTGGACAAATTCATATTTTGTATCTACAGTTGGTGGAGCACCAATATCAATTATTAAACAGTATATAGAAAGTCAAAAGCGTTCAGAATAA
- a CDS encoding pyridoxamine kinase, with the protein MNKQKRIALINDITGFGRCSVTVQLPLISALKIQACPLPTAILAAHTGFPVHYMDDYTRHMKAHMDNWQALNLEFDGILTGFLGSKDQIELVLEFARRFKKENTLFVVDPVMGDGGKLYSSYNEELCLKMRQLLNVADVLTPNLTEVCQLLDIEYPDKMPTEAELLKMAQAIATKGVKQIVITGLVNETADKVYNYIYEQGKNPCMQENNRIPEEHSGTGDAFVAILTACLVREEALPKAVQKAADFVGKAMAYTNSLNVPWNYGLCFEEYLTDLK; encoded by the coding sequence GTGAATAAACAAAAAAGAATTGCTTTAATAAATGATATAACAGGTTTTGGTCGCTGTTCTGTAACAGTACAATTGCCGTTGATTTCAGCTTTAAAGATACAAGCTTGTCCGCTTCCTACTGCAATTTTAGCAGCGCATACTGGTTTTCCTGTACATTATATGGACGATTATACTCGTCATATGAAAGCTCATATGGATAATTGGCAAGCTTTGAATTTAGAATTTGATGGTATTTTGACAGGTTTTTTAGGTTCTAAAGACCAGATTGAACTTGTATTAGAATTTGCAAGACGCTTTAAAAAAGAAAATACTTTGTTTGTCGTTGACCCAGTGATGGGCGATGGCGGAAAATTGTATTCTTCTTATAATGAAGAACTTTGTTTAAAGATGCGACAATTATTGAATGTGGCTGATGTTTTAACGCCGAATTTAACGGAGGTTTGTCAATTATTGGATATAGAATATCCAGATAAAATGCCAACTGAAGCTGAGTTATTAAAAATGGCACAAGCTATAGCTACTAAAGGCGTAAAGCAAATTGTAATCACAGGTCTTGTCAATGAAACAGCTGACAAAGTTTATAATTATATTTATGAGCAAGGTAAAAATCCATGTATGCAAGAGAATAATCGCATACCAGAAGAACATTCAGGTACAGGAGATGCTTTTGTGGCTATCTTGACAGCTTGTTTAGTTCGTGAAGAAGCTTTACCGAAAGCAGTGCAAAAAGCAGCTGATTTTGTAGGAAAAGCAATGGCATATACTAATTCTTTAAATGTGCCATGGAATTATGGCCTATGTTTTGAAGAATATTTAACTGATTTAAAATAA
- the ilvD gene encoding dihydroxy-acid dehydratase — MRSDLVKKGATRSAHRALFNAMGYGPEDLKKPLVGIVNAFNEIIPGHIHLRTIADAAKLGVAAAGGTPIEFPAIGVCDGIAMGHPGMKFSLASRELIADSIEAVATAHAFDGLVLIPNCDKIVPGMLMAAARLNIPCVVVSGGPMLAGRYQGKDVSVSTTFEAAGKFTAGKITEDEMYDLEAKACPGCGSCSGLFTANTMNTLTEVLGMGLPGNGTIPAAYTGARISLAKQAGHVIMDLIAKDIKPRDILTQKAFENAITVDMGIGGSSNTVLHLTAIAHEAGIKLPAPLFDEISAKTPYITKLSPAGTHHMQDLNEAGGVCAVMHELSKKGLIHLDALTVTGTVEDRIKNSEIQRADVIKTVEAPYRPTGGIAILQGNLAPDYAVVKASAVTEDMLCYKGTAKCFNSEEEAIEAITGGKIKDGDVVVIRYEGPKGGPGMREMLNPTAVIAGMGLKVALITDGRFSGATRGACIGHVSPEAMAGGPIAYLEDGDIIDIDIPNRKLNVLISDEEMAKRKANWVKPEPKVKTGYLSRYAKLTTSASTGAVLE, encoded by the coding sequence ATGAGAAGTGATTTAGTAAAAAAAGGTGCAACTCGTTCAGCACATCGTGCTTTATTTAATGCTATGGGATATGGCCCAGAAGATTTGAAAAAACCATTAGTTGGTATTGTAAATGCATTTAATGAAATAATTCCAGGTCATATTCATTTACGTACAATCGCTGATGCAGCAAAACTCGGCGTAGCTGCTGCTGGCGGTACACCTATTGAATTCCCAGCTATTGGTGTATGCGATGGTATTGCTATGGGACACCCTGGTATGAAATTCTCCTTGGCTAGTCGTGAATTAATTGCTGATTCTATCGAAGCTGTAGCAACAGCTCATGCTTTTGATGGTTTGGTACTTATTCCAAACTGCGATAAAATCGTTCCAGGTATGCTCATGGCGGCTGCTCGTTTGAATATTCCTTGCGTAGTAGTAAGTGGTGGTCCTATGCTTGCTGGTCGTTATCAAGGTAAAGATGTCAGTGTAAGCACAACTTTTGAAGCTGCTGGTAAATTTACAGCTGGCAAAATCACAGAAGATGAAATGTATGATTTAGAAGCAAAAGCTTGCCCAGGTTGCGGTTCTTGCTCTGGATTATTTACAGCTAATACAATGAATACTTTAACAGAAGTATTAGGTATGGGACTTCCTGGCAATGGTACAATTCCAGCTGCTTATACTGGTGCTAGAATTTCACTTGCAAAACAAGCTGGTCATGTAATCATGGATTTAATTGCAAAAGATATTAAACCTCGTGATATTTTAACTCAAAAAGCATTTGAAAATGCAATCACTGTAGATATGGGTATTGGTGGTTCTTCTAATACTGTACTTCATCTTACAGCAATTGCACATGAAGCAGGTATTAAACTTCCAGCTCCATTATTTGATGAAATCAGTGCAAAAACACCTTATATCACAAAATTAAGTCCAGCTGGTACTCATCATATGCAAGATTTAAATGAAGCTGGCGGTGTTTGTGCAGTAATGCATGAACTCAGCAAAAAAGGTCTTATTCATTTAGACGCACTCACAGTAACAGGAACTGTTGAAGATAGAATAAAAAATAGCGAAATTCAGCGTGCTGATGTAATCAAAACAGTAGAAGCACCATATCGTCCAACAGGTGGTATCGCTATATTACAAGGTAATTTAGCTCCAGATTATGCAGTAGTAAAAGCTAGTGCAGTAACAGAAGATATGCTTTGCTATAAAGGTACAGCAAAATGCTTTAATTCTGAAGAAGAAGCTATCGAAGCTATTACTGGTGGCAAAATCAAAGATGGCGATGTAGTAGTAATCCGCTATGAAGGTCCAAAAGGTGGCCCTGGTATGCGTGAAATGCTCAATCCAACTGCTGTTATCGCAGGTATGGGCTTAAAAGTAGCTCTTATCACAGATGGTCGTTTCTCTGGTGCTACTCGTGGTGCTTGTATCGGTCACGTATCTCCAGAAGCTATGGCTGGCGGTCCAATCGCATATCTTGAAGATGGTGATATCATTGATATCGATATTCCAAATCGTAAATTAAATGTATTAATCAGCGATGAAGAAATGGCTAAACGTAAAGCTAACTGGGTAAAACCTGAACCAAAGGTAAAAACAGGATATCTTTCCCGTTATGCAAAACTTACAACATCTGCTAGCACAGGAGCTGTTTTAGAGTAA